The proteins below are encoded in one region of Pomacea canaliculata isolate SZHN2017 linkage group LG7, ASM307304v1, whole genome shotgun sequence:
- the LOC112568075 gene encoding uncharacterized protein LOC112568075: protein MVHIGHTQARNGNSRDASDQSVGQNNEYVRIHNDGSPAVHRPVHPHECCAADRCRHREEAAAGPSAPVDVYSSVDDNKRRKNPSHGNENASGAKPQYKRPALDYSSDHGEVYASVDKTKVKNTPPVRTAIDDDVYASVDKNKGRKPAGGKKDKKKSKEVLHMDGRKGACAAAAMDDEIVMYDNPCFLEGAANLEETGEIYINLDEKIKLSHPDVEDERQQRFENMDTADGPPRLKSAGSRKVSRENVEIRTDD from the exons ATGGTACACATTGGGCACACCCAGGCTAGAAACGGGAACAGCCGGGACGCCAGTGACCAGTCCGTCGGCCAGAACAACGAGTACGTCAGAATCCACAACGACGGCTCCCCAGCCGTGCACAGGCCTGTCCATCCGCACGAGTGCTGTGCAGCAGACAGGTGCAGACACAGGGAGGAGGCAGCGGCAGGCCCGTCAGCTCCAGTCGATGTTTACTCTTCTGTTGACGACAACAAGCGACGTAAGAACCCTTCACATGGTAATGAAAACGCGTCAGGTGCCAAGCCCCAGTACAAGAGGCCTGCGCTGGACTACTCCTCCGACCACGGGGAAGTCTACGCTTCTGTGGACAAGACGAAGGTGAAAAACACTCCACCTGTCAGGACTGCGATAGATGACGACGTCTACGCCTCGGTGGACAAAAATAAGGGGAGAAAACCTGCTGGtggaaaaaaggacaaaaagaaatcCAAAGAAGTCCTTCACATGGATGGAAGGAAAGGAGCATGCGCAGCCGCAGCGATGGACGATGAGATAGTCATGTACGATAATCCTTGTTTCCTAGAGGGCGCCGCAAACTTGGAAGAGACGGGTGAAATTTATATCAACCTCGACGAAAAGATTAAACTCTCCCATCCTGATGTGGAGGACGAGAGACAACAGAGATTTGAGAACATGGACACAGCTGATG GTCCTCCCAGATTGAAATCGGCCGGCTCTCGAAAGGTTTCGCGGGAAAATGTTGAGATTAGAACTGATGACTGA
- the LOC112568074 gene encoding hemicentin-1-like, with the protein MCRQSRMRQQSGFIIFILFSASALQLPQCVDRGWMQLKESEMFTITCQGFVTGDTVKWSLVLLSGVKQPIGVCRSGEVQCQTENSGFMVTRPSPTFSAVRVIQNVGSLDDQTISCSGDDDANTQFCNIKVVYDKSNVFVFVTGPDVIITNGTASVTLKCTVTGLVTDVRFMWSNVKCDAQASDGSTCIFTPIPPQDDGKVVTCTANVSKSDGSGREEASASYAVSLRYPPFTPPVISSNVPDVDFRSREIVTLTCRVKGGKPPVSVLRFACGGNAASRSDVTADGTVASSLTIVPADLVDACICSAVWSPEPQLYTATATWSITQREIPAKITMFSSNGYTNDVSINERDKTTVTFRCQADGYPDPSLTLKGPDNNTLTTTQSRRELGYFITSAICEHTGVYTCAAENGIGARDEVRKHLTVNCAPRYSPRDKSSSSPQILETELSLEIIAIPPPTNFTFTYQGIDMTNEASIIVDDIVNISCKEDSEREYVSTCIIRPKTRLENGVYRVNISNPFGGLEYVFKVLFQAPAKVTLLSFNGANNSLTVSEEDQQSINITCEAMGYPKPTLLLRQPGGAAMTSVKSAYRLLHTLAFVRCENMGLYTCVADNGVDTADQMERFLNINCGPRRIGTDDLDEIPRLNGTTMQVELIANPVPSVSSYIYRDETGSKDGILATGLFETTCERDLNLTYIVLCLIKRLQPLDDGLYDVIFTNPYGSLVFALQLENAESAAVASFTLNNIASKVLVVNESEAVSVELECKVSGKPLPTIKLTQPDGAVLASSVSAGEVKFSLPPAVCEMMGPYTCAADNGVGTPDKMLRHLIVNCAPRPFSFSTPQSVLETLSPGGLYIRLIAHPVPDRFTYTYHSDAIPREDKEIPAGVFTTSCEQDRLLENVVTCHLSTNQTLEEGEYKLAVGNQMGSSDYLFWVSAEKSVSGSTQGSNLSTGEFAGIIVGVMVAISIIIIAVAIAVHRQNKGNHSLH; encoded by the exons ATGTGTCGACAATCAAGAATGAGGCAGCAATCAGGATTTATAATCTTTATCCTGTTTTCAG CATCAGCACTGCAGCTACCTCAGTGTGTTGACCGAGGATGGATGCAGCTCAAAGAATCTGAAATGTTTACGATTACCTGCCAAGGATTTGTTACTGGCGACACGGTCAAGTGGTCTCTTGTGCTGCTCAGTGGTGTCAAGCAGCCAATAGGTGTTTGTCGGTCAGGTGAGGTCCAGTGCCAGACTGAGAACAGTGGCTTCATGGTGACCCGACCTTCACCTACCTTCAGTGCTGTCAGGGTCATTCAGAATGTTGGTTCTTTGGATGATCAGACGATCTCCTGTTCGGGTGATGATGATGCGAACACGCAGTTCTGTAACATTAAAGTTGTGT acgacaaatCTAACGTGTTCGTATTCGTCACTGGACCTGACGTCATTATAACCAACGGAACAGCTTCCGTCACCTTGAAGTGCACTGTCACCGGCCTCGTCACTGACGTACGTTTCATGTGGAGTAATGTCAAGTGTGATGCCCAGGCCTCGGATGGCAGCACGTGCATCTTCACGCCAATACCTCCACAGGATGATGGGAAGGTGGTCACGTGCACAGCGAATGTCTCCAAAAGTGATGGcagtgggagggaggaggcGTCAGCCTCGTATGCCGTCAGTTTGAGAT atcCACCCTTCACACCTCCAGTGATATCAAGTAACGTGCCAGACGTTGACTTCCGGTCTCGGGAGATCGTGACCCTCACGTGCAGGGTCAAAGGTGGCAAGCCTCCCGTCTCGGTTCTGCGCTTCGCTTGCGGGGGGAATGCAGCCAGccgcagtgacgtcacagcagaTGGGACAGTGGCCAGTTCCTTGACCATCGTACCCGCTGACCTTGTGGATGCCTGCATCTGTTCTGCAGTTTGGTCTCCTGAACCTCAGCTTTACACAGCCACCGCCACCTGGTCCATAACACAGAGAGAAA TCCCTGCAAAGATCACGATGTTTTCTAGTAATGGATACACCAATGATGTGAGCATCAACGAAAGGGACAAAACTACCGTGACATTCAGATGTCAGGCCGATGGATACCCAGACCCCAGCCTCACACTAAAAGGTCCTGACAACAATACACTGACTACGACTCAAAGCAGAAGGGAATTAGGATACTTCATTACATCTGCAATATGCGAACATACAGGAGTTTACACCTGTGCTGCTGAAAACGGAATAGGTGCAAGGGATGAAGTTCGTAAACACCTGACAGTAAACT GTGCGCCAAGGTATTCTCCAAGAGACAAAAGCAGCAGTAGCCCTCAGATTCTGGAGACAGAACTGAGTCTAGAAATCATCGCCATCCCACCGCCCACCAactttacatttacatatcaGGGAATCGATATGACCAATGAAGCATCGATTATTGTTGATGACATTGTGAACATCAGCTGCAAAGAGGATTCTGAACGAGAGTATGTCAGCACGTGCATAATAAGGCCAAAGACACGTTTAGAAAATGGAGTGTATCGAGTGAACATATCCAACCCTTTTGGCGGGCTTGAATACGTCTTCAAAGTTTTGTTTCAAG CCCCAGCAAAAGTAACCCTGCTCAGCTTTAACGGTGCCAACAATTCGCTGACTGTCAGCGAGGAGGACCAACAGTCGATAAACATTACCTGCGAAGCTATGGGTTACCCCAAGCCGACATTGTTGCTAAGGCAACCAGGTGGAGCAGCCATGACCTCCGTCAAGAGCGCTTATCGGCTGTTACACACCTTGGCGTTCGTCAGGTGTGAAAACATGGGACTTTACACGTGCGTTGCTGACAACGGGGTGGATACTGCAGACCAGATGGAGCGGTTCTTAAACATTAATT GCGGTCCACGAAGGATTGGTACTGATGATTTAGATGAGATACCCCGACTCAACGGCACGACCATGCAAGTGGAGCTGATAGCCAATCCTGTTCCCTCAGTCTCTTCCTACATTTACAGAGATGAAACAGGCTCAAAGGACGGAATTCTTGCAACCGGCTTATTCGAGACAACTTGCGAAAGGGACTTAAATCTAACTTacattgtgttgtgtttgaTCAAACGGCTGCAGCCCTTGGATGACGGATTGTACGATGTTATCTTTACTAACCCCTATGGTAGTCTCGTCTTTGCCCTTCAGCTTGAAAATGCAG AAAGTGCAGCTGTTGCAAGTTTTACCCTCAACAACATCGCTTCCAAAGTTTTAGTCGTCAACGAGAGTGAGGCTGTGTCAGTTGAGCTGGAATGTAAAGTTTCGGGCAAACCCCTGCCCACCATAAAGCTAACGCAGCCAGACGGCGCTGTGCTCGCATCCTCCGTCTCCGCCGGTGAGGTTAAGTTCAGTCTGCCGCCAGCTGTGTGCGAAATGATGGGCCCTTACACCTGTGCTGCCGACAATGGTGTTGGGACACCGGACAAGATGCTACGTCACCTAATAGTCAATT GTGCGCCAAGACCTTTTTCTTTCAGCACACCTCAAAGTGTACTTGAGACACTTTCTCCAGGCGGGTTATATATTCGACTGATTGCCCACCCGGTTCCTGACAGGTTCACTTACACCTACCACTCAGATGCTATCCCtcgagaagacaaagaaatccCGGCTGGTGTTTTCACGACAAGCTGCGAGCAAGACAGACTCCTTGAGAATGTTGTCACGTGTCATTTATCAACCAATCAAACATTAGAGGAAGGCGAGTACAAACTGGCCGTCGGCAACCAAATGGGTTCTTCCGACTACTTATTCTGGGTGTCAG cggaaaaatctgtttctggAAGCACCCAAGGCTCTAACCTATCGACTGGGGAATTCGCCGGCATAATTGTGGGTGTCATGGTagccatcagcatcatcattatcgccGTTGCCATTGCAGTGCATAGACAGA ACAAAGGGAACCATTCACTTCATTAA